The window ACTTCAAAACTCCAACTTCAACTACAGTTCAagagaatatttatttatactcaTAGGAAAAcagtattaaaaataatatatattttttaactgtTCATCTGCAGGCAACTACAAACAAAATGGAAATGACACTAATCTCACCTCCCGGCCGTTCATGGTTTCTATCCGAATGCAGAAGCATTGCAATAGGCATTCCTACATTCTTGGAGCGTCCAACTACAAGCACATTTCTTCCAACTGTTTCAATGCCTGAACAAAAAAGAGACAATAGAATTTGAGTAAACATTAATAACTTACTTTCACAAATGCCCATGGCACGGAAAAACCATCAAAATACAGATACAAttgcaaaataatgttttcaaatgtgTAAGTAATATAAACTGACATCAGATACTGTTGTTACACCTGCTGCTAACTAATGTAATTATATACATCCTAACGGCATCTCTGCCGGGGACGCAATATGAGAGGGCTGAGAAACTGACTGTATTTACGTCTTGAAGAAAATTTGAATCTCAATTCTCTGAAAGCTGACCCGTTCTTCTGATGATTTCCCACACTGCCGCTGCTGTGGCCGGCACCATGCACCTCTGGTCCAAGCAGAGTTTCCCAATGTTTACTATGTGGAATCCATCGACATCTTTTTCTGGGGCGACAGCATTGCATATGGCTCTCTCGTTGATGTGCTCTGACAGAGATACATTCCAAAAGTCCTCACAATTGCAAATATGAACCAGATAAATTCAGCATGCTGTGTTTGTATTATACCAAAGGAAATAACTATAGCACTTTCACCTTTGTTTGTTTCACTAAATTCAGTAAAGATCCTATTCAAATTTGCAATACAGCATTTCTCTGTAAGGCAAAATCATCACATAATTACAGAAAAACTATTTACCATTTGTAGTTTCACATAATACCTGGAAGAGGGAGTTGGACCAGCAACCCACTGATGTTTTTGTCTCTGTTGAATTTGTCAATCAATTCCAACATCTCTTCCTGAGATACTGATGATGGCCTGAAGATTGTACTGCTTGACATGCCTTTTAAACAAGTACCATTGAAAAAGACATTAGTGAAAATATGCTTCATATTGTAATGTAAAATCACATCTCACAACAACTTTGTGTTTTGCTCACCAAGCAGCGAAGCCGTTCGGGTTTTGTTTCTCACATAAGTGTGGCTGGCGTGATCATCTCCCACCAGGATAACACTCAGATGAGGTCTCCTGTTGCCCTGGAACACTAGTTTTCCTATATCACTCTGGATTTCTTTATGGATCTGCCGAGCAAGTTCTGTCCCTGAGACCACAGTGGCAACATATCTATGTGACAAACATAACATATATGTAACAATACACCGCGCTAGACATATGGAAGAAGTATCCACTAAAT of the Megalobrama amblycephala isolate DHTTF-2021 linkage group LG12, ASM1881202v1, whole genome shotgun sequence genome contains:
- the mthfd2l gene encoding probable bifunctional methylenetetrahydrofolate dehydrogenase/cyclohydrolase 2, with product MAVPTALTVNYTRIQTLTSYFQHCRRSKRWINLKTVNRRSPFCQSLKRYVATVVSGTELARQIHKEIQSDIGKLVFQGNRRPHLSVILVGDDHASHTYVRNKTRTASLLGMSSSTIFRPSSVSQEEMLELIDKFNRDKNISGLLVQLPLPEHINERAICNAVAPEKDVDGFHIVNIGKLCLDQRCMVPATAAAVWEIIRRTGIETVGRNVLVVGRSKNVGMPIAMLLHSDRNHERPGGDATVIMAHRCTPLPRLKELASLADIVIAAAGVPHLITADMVKEGAAVIDVGINRMQDPVTGKLRLVGDVDFEAVKEKAGFITPVPGGVGPMTIAMVMKNTVTAAKNAPTY